The nucleotide window TGCTCACCCGAGCCTTCTGCCGTCAAGGAGACCTCAGCAACGCCAAGGCCCAGTGGCCGAAGGTCTCCCGGGCGGAGCAGGCCCGGGTCCGGAAGTTCTGCAAGCAGCACGACATCGAGCTCTGACACACACGGCGCCGTCCAGGAGACGGCACCTTGATTCCTGAGGTGAATTTCTTGAGAAACCTGGTCGCGGTAATCGTCACCACGCTCGTGCTGGGGTCCACCCCCGGCCTCGCGGCGTCCCCCGTGGAGGCCGGCAAGGTGTTCGTCGGCCCCGAGGGCGAGGAGGTCGCCGTCGTTCCCCTCGCCCCGCGCTCCAACAAGAAGTACCTGCTGCGCGTGCAGGGCACCGGCTCGGAGATTGACGGCAAGGTGCTGCCCTTCGACTTGAACGACAGCAGCTCCATGAGCAGCGAGCAGCACAGCTACAAGACCCAGTGGCGCGGCCGTGGCTACACGGTGCTGTACATGCGCAACTCCAAGTACGAGCTCTATGTCCCGGGCCGCGGCAAGGAGATCCGCGTCACCTTCGACGAGAAGCGCAGCAAGGCGCTCGACGCCGAGGACGTCTACGATTTGCACCAGAAGCAGAAGAAGGACGGCACCGTCGCGAAGCTGATGGCGTTCGACCGCAAGGGGGAGATCGCCAAGCAGGAGAAGGACTACGTCACCCACGTGCAGGACGCGAACACCGCGTGCGGCACGTCGCTGGCCGCCGCCATCGACTGGACGTCCATCAACGACGAGCAGCTCAAGGAGCTGAGCATCAGCAGCTACTGTGAGGCGCCGCTCGCCTCGCTCAAGCAGCTGTGCACCGTCTCCAACGTCGCGAAGCAGACCGTCAAGGAGAAGCTCAAGCAGGTCAGCTGCCGCTTCGGCAATGCCCTGGAGCCGAAGGTGGAGGGCGACAAGCTCATCTGGACCACCTCCCGCGACGCGTCCAATCAGCAGGAATTCGCCACGAAGTTCTTCAAGACGAACCTTTAGTCCATGAGATTTGAGATGAACTTCCAGCGTATCGCCGCCGTGGCGGTGTCCTTCGCCTGTAGCGCGTCCCTGGCCTCCGAGAGCCTCCAGCCCCCCTGGGGCAAGGAGGAGAACCTGGGCCAGAAGATGGTCATGGAGTCCACCGCCGTCTGCACCGACGGCAAGGGCCACTACATCGTCGTCACGCCCGAGGAGGAGCGCGGCGGAGACCAGCTCTTCTACGGTGACGGCAAGCAGTTCGTGCAGGTCCCGTCCATGCCCTGGACCTCCGGCACCAGCTTCGTGGACCCGCGCTTCTTCAACAAGTCCGCCAACCCGAACTTCCGCGGCCAGGACTGGCGCGTGGTGTCGGAGGTGGAGTTCGACCGCAAGGAGAAGAAGTGCACCATGCGGTGCGGTGAGAAGAACGTCCCGCTCACCGTGGTGGAGACGGCCCAGGGCGCGGACCTGCTGCGCAAGGCCACCTACGCCCCCAACCCGCAGGAGTTCGCCCCGTACGCGCTCCTGCGCGACACCAAGGGCAACTACTACTTCGTCGACAAGGGCATCAAGACGCCGGAGCAGAAGAACTACCGCGTCTTCATCGGTCCGCGCGGCAGCCTGAAGTCGCAGAAGATGACCAACGTCATCTCCGACTCCGAGGGTGAGATCTTCTCCACCAAGAAGGGCGACCTCCGCCTGGTGCTCGACAAGGCGAAGAACTCGCTGTGGATCGAGAACAAGAAGAAGTCGCTCGAGCTGCGCCAAGTGCCCGTCGAGGAGAACCTGCCGCTCATCTACAATGATTTGGGTGTGTACGAGGGCATCCGCCTGGGCACGCCCTGCGACGACCAGTAGTCGCTGTTTCGTCGTGACTCGGGGCCTGGGCGCGTTCGAAGCCCAGGCTCCGGGAGCACCTCGGGTCGAGCGGCGGACATCCCGCCATCCCCGAGGAACCGTGGCGCCCCCGTGGACGCGTCGTTAGGTTGCCGGCCCCGACCAGGAGGCCGCCCCATGCGTCCGGAAGAGACCCGATTCCTTCTTCAGTCCATCGAGGCCGCGCGTCGCGCGAGCAGCCGGGGTGACCAGCCGTTCGGCGCGGTGCTGGTGGATGCGCAGGGCAAGGTGTTGCTCGAGGGTGAGAACACCGTGGTGACGCAGCGCGACTGCACGGGCCACGCGGAGTCGAACCTGATGCGGGACGCGACGAAGCGCTTCACGCCGGAGGTGCTCGCGGGCTGCACGATGTACGCAAGCACGGAGCCGTGCGCGATGTGCGCGGGCGCCATCTTCTGGGGCGGCGTGCGGCGGGTGGTGTTCTCGCTGTCGTCGGCGGAGTTCGCGCAGCTGGTGGGCACGGCCCGGGGAGGGCTGGCGATGTCCTGCCGCGAGGTGTTCGAGCGGGGCAGCAGTCCCACGCAGGTGGAGGGTCCCATCCCCCTGCAGGAGGCTCGCGACGTGCACACGGCCTTCTGGCGCTGAGCCAGGGGTGCGCTTGCGTGGCTCGTGGGGTTGCGCGAGCCTCACGCCACCCTCGTGATACTGCCCCGCTACTTCGTCCCCCATGCCACCACGCCGCCGGTGCCCGTCCTGTCGGACGCGGCCTCGGTGGTTCATGTGGTGGACACGTTCCTGTTGGACTTCCACCACATGGCGCGGTCGGAGTGGGTGGTGGGGCTCGACGCGCTGGGGAGCGTGCATTTCATCCCCGCGAGCGAGCGGAGCCGGCTGCCCGCCTCTGCGCTCGCGCAGCTCGCGCACCACGAGGTCGCCACCGGCCGCACGCCCCACAGCATCGCGGCGTCGACGGTGTACTTCTTCGAGGTGGAGCTGGTCGAACACCCCGCCGACGCGGAAGGGTTCAACGACCCGGTGTACCTCTACGGGCACCTGTCCGGTCCCTGGCCGAACACGTCACCCAAGCGCGTGCCGGGACAGCTCACCGTGACGCGCGGGGATGTGCTCGCGGGGCTGACTCGGCAGGCGCCGTATGCCTTCGAGTACGCGCAGACGCCGGAGAGTTCCGCCGCGCCGCGTGGCTATCACGCGCTGTTGCCGGGGGACCGGCCGGAGGCCCTCGAGGAGGGAGGCGGGGCGGTGCTCGCGTGGCCCGTGGTGCCGCCCGAGCTGCAGATGGGCAACGCCTCCAACGGGCCCATGGTGGCGCGCATCCTCCATGACGTGCTGACCCAGCTGAAGGAGGACGCGGAGGCGAACGGAGGGCCCGCGGCGCTGGCGAAGCTGGAGCTGCCCGTGCCGAGTCGGGCCATGGCCATCGCGGAGCTGGAGCTGCGCGGCTACGAGGTGAAGGGCGACGTGGCGGTGCTGCGCCGTCAGCACCCGGGAGTGCTCACGCGCATGGCCGAGTGGCTGCGCGCGGAGAAGGTGCGGATTCCTCCCGAGGCGGGCGCGCCCGAGTTCCTGGACCTGGCGCGTCAGGCACTGGCGCTGCTTCCTGGTTGGCCCACGGAGACGGAGAGGGTGCTGCGCTCACAGGCCAGCCCAGGGAACCGGCTGCCCCCGGTCTCCGCGCCGGTGCCGCGCGAAGTCGTGCCCGTGCCCGCTCGCCCCCTGCCCCCTCGGGCACCGGCACCGCCCGCGCGCCCGGATGAGTGGATGCGAGACTTCCTGTCCGCGCACGCGGCGCAGAAGCCCCAGGCGGCGAAGCCTCGGCTGACGCGGACCCGGCCCGTGGCGCCGCCCCCCGCGAGGTCTGGGACGCCTGCCTGGATGGAGGACTTCGGAGCTGCTTCGGCGCCGTCCGCCGCGCAAGGTTTGCGGGAGCCGGGCGAGTCCGCCGCGCCGGCGAAGAAGAAGCCCGCCTGGATGACCGACTTCGAGGACTGAGGCCCCCGCTTGCGCTGGACCTTCCGACCCTTTGGAAGGTGATAGCGTTCGGCGCATCCAGCAGGGGGAACGATGGGTCACGAGAAGCCGGTCGAGCCGTTTTCGGATCTCCACGTCGAAGAGGGGAAGGTCCGCGCGGTGTTGCTGCACGACCCGACGGTGGAGGGTCTGGACGTCGCCATCTACATGGACGCGTCCGGCAGCATGGAGGAGGAGTACAAGTACGAGCGCCCCAGGCGCTCCTTCCTGGAGTGGCTGCGAGGCGCGCCGCTGAAGGACCCGGCCAACCAGGTGGAGCCGCAGGTCCGGTGGATGCTGGAGTACCTGGCCACGAAGGACCGCAACGGCGTGCTGCGCGTCGCCTACTGGGCGGCGGGCGCCTCGGGCAAGGAAGTGGAGGTGGTGGGCGAGCTCAAGGGCGTGGACGTCCAGCAGTACAGGTTCCCGGGCGCGAAGAAGCCCGGTGGGCACACCTTCATGACGCCGGCGCTGAAGGACTACGTGCGCTACCTCAAGGAGCAGGTGAAGCACGGGGCACGGCGCGGCTGCGCGGTCATCGTCACGGACGGCAAGCTGCATGACGCCGAGGAGGTGGAGCGCTTCTCCGCGCAGGTGGCGAAGGACATCGTCGCGGGGCGGTTGCCCCGGATGAACTTCGTGCTGGTGGGCGTGGGCGACGGCGTGGACGAGGAGCAGCTCGAGCGGATTGCCCACCTGGAATATCCGGGCGTGGGGCACCTGTGGTGCCACCGCATCGCCGAGGAGATTGGCCAGGTCGCGGAGCTGGTCGCGGTGCTGGTGGACGAGAACATGACGGTGGCCGCGGGCGGCACGGTCTACGACGACAAGGGCCAGGTGCTGAAGACGTACGAGGGCCGGCTGCCGGCGGTGCTGGAGTTCGAGGTGCCCGAGGGCGCGGAGAGCTTCACGCTGGAGGTGAATGGCCAGCGCTTCACGCAGCCGTTGCCGGACGAGGACCACCACGAGGACGACGAGGACCACCACTGATGGCCGGGCACGAGGTGGTGGTGCGTCCGTTCTCGGACGTGCATCGGATGGGGAACAAGGTGGTGGCCACGCTGCTGCATGACCCGACGGTGGAGGGGCTGGACGTGGCCCTCTACATGGATGGCTCGGCGAGCATGGAGGACGAGTACGGTCCTCGGGGCGTGCTGGCGAAGCTGGCGCCGGTGAAGAACCTGGTCGAGCCGCAGATGCGGTGGATGCTGGAGTACCTGGCGAGCAAGGACCGCGACGGACAGGTGCGCGTGGCGTACTGGGCCACGGGGGACGGCAGCCAGTTGGAGGAGGTGGGGCTGTTGTCGACGGTGCAGGCGAAGGACTTCCGCTTCCCGGGGCCTCGCGCCTACGGAAAGGCGACGGTGATGCTGCCGGTGTTGCGCGACTTCGTGGCGCACATGAAGCAGCAGGTGACGACGGGCGCGCGGAGGGGGCTGGCGGTCATCATCACGGACTCGCAGCTCTCGGACGGGGACGACGTGCGGGCGTATGCGACGCAGGTGGCGAAGGAGATTGCAGCGGGTCGCCTGCCGAGGATGAGCTTCGTCTTCGTGGGGGTGGGCGACCAGGTGGACGAGGAGCAGATGGAGGAGATCTCCCACGAGACGTACCCGG belongs to Myxococcus fulvus and includes:
- a CDS encoding nucleoside deaminase, which translates into the protein MRPEETRFLLQSIEAARRASSRGDQPFGAVLVDAQGKVLLEGENTVVTQRDCTGHAESNLMRDATKRFTPEVLAGCTMYASTEPCAMCAGAIFWGGVRRVVFSLSSAEFAQLVGTARGGLAMSCREVFERGSSPTQVEGPIPLQEARDVHTAFWR
- a CDS encoding vWA domain-containing protein; translation: MGHEKPVEPFSDLHVEEGKVRAVLLHDPTVEGLDVAIYMDASGSMEEEYKYERPRRSFLEWLRGAPLKDPANQVEPQVRWMLEYLATKDRNGVLRVAYWAAGASGKEVEVVGELKGVDVQQYRFPGAKKPGGHTFMTPALKDYVRYLKEQVKHGARRGCAVIVTDGKLHDAEEVERFSAQVAKDIVAGRLPRMNFVLVGVGDGVDEEQLERIAHLEYPGVGHLWCHRIAEEIGQVAELVAVLVDENMTVAAGGTVYDDKGQVLKTYEGRLPAVLEFEVPEGAESFTLEVNGQRFTQPLPDEDHHEDDEDHH
- a CDS encoding VWA domain-containing protein; amino-acid sequence: MAGHEVVVRPFSDVHRMGNKVVATLLHDPTVEGLDVALYMDGSASMEDEYGPRGVLAKLAPVKNLVEPQMRWMLEYLASKDRDGQVRVAYWATGDGSQLEEVGLLSTVQAKDFRFPGPRAYGKATVMLPVLRDFVAHMKQQVTTGARRGLAVIITDSQLSDGDDVRAYATQVAKEIAAGRLPRMSFVFVGVGDQVDEEQMEEISHETYPGVGHLWCHRIADRMEEMAELVAVLVDETMTVAAGGTVYDEQGNTLKSYEGRLPAVLEFEVPADCKAFTLEVAGQRFTQPIPEEHGDEEHHEEAPEPARAPEPAPRRKHGGHRH